The sequence TTCATGTATGGTATGGTAAGTTTGGCGTTACTGGTGATGATTGCTGATAGTATAAAAGGTTATCTTAAGCGCCGCCGTGACAATCATTTGCATGGCTATAGAGAGCCACAAGTGGGCGGGTTTCCGCCGCGTCGTCGTTTCATAGATCAGCGTATCGATGGAGTTTTAACCGCGCATCGTTTTCGCAAGATTCGGCGCTATCAAAAAAAGATGGATAGAATACAGCAAAAAATCGAGCAGCTGAGTGTAAAATAAGCCGATGAATGGGTAGGTGAACGCTTTAGTGAAGCAGGTGTATTGCTTATCTATTCTGACTTTGACATAATACCGACCACAAGATAAACACGATATATTCCAAGTATTTATCTCAATCTTATATGATTATGTTGTAGATAACAGAGTTTATAGATCAAAAAGCCTTCGACGTCCGCGTCGGAGGCTTTTGTTTTTTTCTAAAATTGCCAAGGACGTGCGCTCATTTTTCAAGGTTGTCGTTATGCTTACCACGAATCAAACGTCGCAAGGTACCATCGCTGCAGTGGCAGCAAATTTTTTATATTCATTGCTATTCTTATTTGGTCTATTGATGCAGCCGTTGTCAGGGACGCAAGTCGCTTCTTGGCGCGTACTGATGATGCTATTGAGTCTGGTGCTGCTGATTAGTGTGCTTAAGCAGTGGCAGCATATTTTTGATTATCTCAAAACCCTAAAGTCGCCCAAAGAATGGTTTTTATTTATCATACCCACACCAATATTGGGCGCGCAAATCTGGATATTTATGTGGGCACCTGTCAATGATTTGGGGCTTGAGGTGACACTGGGTTACTTTTTATATCCAATGATTATGATTATGGTTGGTCGGTTTTTTTATAACGAAGACATGAGCTTGTTACAATGGATTGCCACCATTTGCGCAGGCGCAGGTATTGCCTATGATGTCTTTCAGTACGGCAGTATTTCTTGGGCGACTTTATTTGTTTGCTTGGGTTATCCGCCCTATTATCTACTGCGTCGTAAATTGGCAGTGCCGCCGATTACAGGGCTTATCTCTGACCTTGTTTTATTGACGCCGGTGGTGTTGATTGCTTTATATCTCAATGGCGGGTTTGCGCTGGCGATATCTACCGATAAGTTTTGGTATCTGTTGCCACTATTAGGCATTATCAGTACGGCTGCGATGTCATTGACCATGGTTGCCAGCCAAAAGCTGCCCGTCTCATTATTTGGCACTTTATGCTACCTTGAGCCGATATTTTTATTTATATTTTCCATCACGATTTTGCATCAAAGTATCGATGAGGGCGGCTCTTTATTTATGTACGGCATGATTTTTGTCGCGTTGTTGATGATGATTGTGGATAGTGCGCTTGGTTACTTGGCGCGTAAGCGTGATGACCGTTTGCATGGTTATAATGAGCCACAAGTGGGTAGCTTCCCACCACGTCGCCGTCTGAAAAACCGCCGTATTAAAGGTGTATTAACCGCGCATCGTTTCCGTAAAATTAGAAAGTATCAGCAAAAAATACATAAGATGACACGCAAAATTGAAGAGCTGCATTCAAAGTAGCACCTGCCAGCAAGTCGATATAGACCTGACTTAGCGGGCAATGTTTTTCGTCATTACTCTACACAGTTTCTGTGTTAAAGAGGCATTAATTACGCTATTATCGATAGCATTGCTGCCACGCTTAACAACGTTTACTAATAGAATGCGTGGCACCAACTATACATATTATGACTTATTCATACGATAACTTATTCACATTATAACTAGGATGGTTTATGTTACACCTTCATCATTTAGCAAATTCGCGCTCATTTCGTATTATTTGGCTGTTAGAGGAGCTTGGCGTCGATTATCAATTGACTTGCTATAAGCGCAATAAAGCATACCGTGCGCCTGACAGTTTAAAAAAAATACATCCGCTCGGTCATGCACCCATGTTAGAAGTAAATGACCGTGTGCTCATCGAATCAGGTTTTATTATTGAGTACTTGTTGAAGCATTATGATAGTGAGAAACAGTTCAAGCCTGCGGATGATAATGAAGCGGCGTGGGAGGCTTACACGTTTTGGTTGCATTTCGCTGAAGCATCAGTGATGCCGCCATTGGTCATGCGTTTGGTATTTACCAAAGTGGTTGAGCAGTCGCCCATGCTCATCAAGCCTGTGAGCAAAAGCATCCGCAACCAAGTCGAAAAAAATATGATAAGCAAAAGTCTGGATGCTATATTGGCGATGATGGAGCAGCATTTGCAAGACAATCATTGGTTTGCAGG is a genomic window of Psychrobacter cibarius containing:
- the rarD gene encoding EamA family transporter RarD; the protein is MLTTNQTSQGTIAAVAANFLYSLLFLFGLLMQPLSGTQVASWRVLMMLLSLVLLISVLKQWQHIFDYLKTLKSPKEWFLFIIPTPILGAQIWIFMWAPVNDLGLEVTLGYFLYPMIMIMVGRFFYNEDMSLLQWIATICAGAGIAYDVFQYGSISWATLFVCLGYPPYYLLRRKLAVPPITGLISDLVLLTPVVLIALYLNGGFALAISTDKFWYLLPLLGIISTAAMSLTMVASQKLPVSLFGTLCYLEPIFLFIFSITILHQSIDEGGSLFMYGMIFVALLMMIVDSALGYLARKRDDRLHGYNEPQVGSFPPRRRLKNRRIKGVLTAHRFRKIRKYQQKIHKMTRKIEELHSK
- a CDS encoding glutathione S-transferase — its product is MLHLHHLANSRSFRIIWLLEELGVDYQLTCYKRNKAYRAPDSLKKIHPLGHAPMLEVNDRVLIESGFIIEYLLKHYDSEKQFKPADDNEAAWEAYTFWLHFAEASVMPPLVMRLVFTKVVEQSPMLIKPVSKSIRNQVEKNMISKSLDAILAMMEQHLQDNHWFAGAEFSAADIQMHLAVVGANAGTGLDSSKYANILIWLKRCAERDAFKRAEEKGGRLKF